The sequence below is a genomic window from Babesia bigemina genome assembly Bbig001, chromosome : II.
TGAAGGTCTGGAAAAGACGATCTTCACCTGTGTTATCCATCGTTTAACGTTTACCAAACAGTAAGCGCTGGCACAAGCAATCGCCAAAATCCCAACGGCAACCAACGACGATAACGGTGTCTTTATGCACAGATTTATGGTTGAGAATATTAAATATAACACAATAAGCAGAGTAACGGTTAGGTCGGCTGCTTtgagaaagccgttaaacGCCGCCTTCGCCATCTACACTTGCCCATAAAACGCAGAAAGTTGAATAAAATACGCTACGTAGTGATTGAACACATTATAAGCGTTATTTCGTCAAGTTCAATTGAATGAAAGTCTTGGGCAGCGTTTCTGCTGTGGTCCTACTAACAACAGCACACACCTTGTGCCATTCGTTGGTACTCCTCATCTTACCGTACAATCTAGTGAAACAATCCACACTTGCATCTAAAATGTCTTCTCGATATAGCTGTCTATCAGCGTCCGTTTCCCCCCTTATAACGCGATTTAAAGCAAGAAATCCCCTGCTATCTGCAGACAAAGGTTTGTCGATACTACTGATCTTCCCTATTTTTTGACGTAATAACTCTTTATCTTCTAGCGTTCTTAGCACTTCTTCGATAGCATTTGGGACATTTTTAAAAACTTGCAGAGTTTCGTTGAAGTTAGGATCCGCATAAGACATGAATACGATATCACCGCATGTCGATAGATTGCAAAATACGCCATATGCACCCAAAGACATTCGTACTTGCCTCCACAGATAAGACGAAGTTAAGTAGTGCAACACCAAATCATCGGCGCCGCTGATGGGTTCTTCATTAAACAACGGGCCTCCCATACCCACAAAGTTCACTTTTGTAGGTGCAACAATAACCTCGTTATGACTACAATCATCTCCATTTTCTACAATCTCCGCAGCCCAGCTTTTCTGAGGTTCGACGTGATGTGGAGACACAAATATGCTTCTCAGCTGGCGTGATAAATTTCCACTATCTTGTTCTAACCACTGTTTGCTGATATCTGCGCTGGCTGTTACGTTCACTATTAGGTTTTTCGACTGGAGAAGCTTTAACCTAATGTTTTCTAATTTTGTTTCTACACGGGACCAATCTGTTTCAGCTGTTGGGTGGATTTCTTTCTTCAATGTTTGCAGATATTCGTACCCACTAGATACTTCAGTGGCATAATCAGTAACCGAAAACCCCTTCATAAGTCTCCTGGAGGCAAACTTATGTCCCTCAGATATTAGATCTGTCTCCATTTGATTAATCTTGCGTCTGATTATTTCTAATCCTTTTTTCATGTTGCCGAAGTTGCTAGCTTTCAGAACGTCAACGATAATATCAATCATGTCATTCTCCTTGCCTTTCAAAGCCTTAGATCTTACGTAGAGATATCCTAAAGCGCCCTGTCTTTTACTGTGTTTCCTTCCATTAGCCGGTGGCATAAAGGCAAATGTTGCCGCAAACCCTCCCAAATTAGCTGAAATGCGATAGCTCAAATCTTCCGACGAAATTACGTATGTACCGGCTTCCTTCAACATGCTGCAGAATATATCCATGTACCGGATTTCGTCCAAAGTTAAATCCTCCAAAGATATGGCAAGGTCTAAATATATGATTCCCTGAGTTTCAATGGGGTGACACAATACCATAATGTTTCCAGGTGCCATTGGGGGTTTTTCTACATATGTTAGCGAGCTACCTAATACATAGTAAGTAGTTGGTATTAACTCATTTTCTCTCTCAATATCATTTAACGATAAGGTTGGGAGGTTGTCAGAAATTTTACGATCTTCCGGCTCTTCACACTCACTTTTGAATCGGGAATATTCACCTTCCATATGATCCACTTCTTTTCTACTCAATCTGCCTAAAGCTTTAAACAGCATGTGCCTTGTCGATTCGTTAGAGATCTTTTCGAATTCATTCGGATTAATTGCTTCCATGTGAACTGTAACTTTGTGTTTGTTCTGTAAAAAGTGCCTTTCGACCAATTTGGGAAAATACAGTGGGTCTTTCATCAATCTTTCTTTCAGTTCGTTTATTATGCTATCAAAAAAAAGAGGTGCAAAGGGGTCTTTGCCATATTGTGATTGCGATTGCATAAGATTGACTAGCATTAGTCCTTTGGGGAATGAACCCGTGTTTAGCTCCCTCATTTGAAATTCAATGTAGTTCAGAGATGC
It includes:
- a CDS encoding peptidase M16 inactive domain containing protein, putative gives rise to the protein MSAQRSLPFHKIHIALSLASAGIISSICDARLILPVGIGAFHTAGRRICLPSDREYRVDGTLLKRYTGFKKTASSAEGLLFTNRTCKKKSHVPVPMSLVQTKDAMTVAGNLPGWAQKAFKIQHDAYEKIREAFIPELGVAAVIYKHKITGISIISLATDASSGKEICFDIIIPTPPSNDCGCPHILEHAVLEGSKKYPNKGGFSILLQGGFQSFVNAFTYKDRTSYLFASTNEKDFYITADFYMSAVFQPNVRHDPRIFRQEAWHYKVSKHDPVAHSDEDHGIILHDRHISYGGIVYSEMKKAYSDPLSRAQDYIYQGLYTNSYRFDSGGDPEHIVRLNHKELVDFYVTYYGPKTANIYFYGPDDVLKRLNFVDNFLKESKIIYKSDLHTATIDTANSQLYSEFYKELNGVIHGTFGATGCEGEDLLLTGWLLDPHDNSNANDTTKGRFEIDSVDALGMEVLEHLLVGTSESFLYKSLIKSGLGNKVVGSGLTNYFKQSSFVIGLAGVNCEKFNSKENARLTFEEVVMSTFQKIVNDGIKKEALNASLNYIEFQMRELNTGSFPKGLMLVNLMQSQSQYGKDPFAPLFFDSIINELKERLMKDPLYFPKLVERHFLQNKHKVTVHMEAINPNEFEKISNESTRHMLFKALGRLSRKEVDHMEGEYSRFKSECEEPEDRKISDNLPTLSLNDIERENELIPTTYYVLGSSLTYVEKPPMAPGNIMVLCHPIETQGIIYLDLAISLEDLTLDEIRYMDIFCSMLKEAGTYVISSEDLSYRISANLGGFAATFAFMPPANGRKHSKRQGALGYLYVRSKALKGKENDMIDIIVDVLKASNFGNMKKGLEIIRRKINQMETDLISEGHKFASRRLMKGFSVTDYATEVSSGYEYLQTLKKEIHPTAETDWSRVETKLENIRLKLLQSKNLIVNVTASADISKQWLEQDSGNLSRQLRSIFVSPHHVEPQKSWAAEIVENGDDCSHNEVIVAPTKVNFVGMGGPLFNEEPISGADDLVLHYLTSSYLWRQVRMSLGAYGVFCNLSTCGDIVFMSYADPNFNETLQVFKNVPNAIEEVLRTLEDKELLRQKIGKISSIDKPLSADSRGFLALNRVIRGETDADRQLYREDILDASVDCFTRLYGKMRSTNEWHKVCAVVSRTTAETLPKTFIQLNLTK